AGGCCCCTCTAGCGAATCGTATCTAAACATACCTAACATCATAGCGGCAGCAGAAATAACTAATGCCGATGCTATACACCCAGGCTATGGCTTCCTTTCCGAAAACGCTAAGTTTTCCAAAGTATGCCAAGAGAATGGGATTAAATTTATTGGCGCTTCACCAGAAATGATTGAAGGTATGGGCGATAAAGCCGCCGCTAAAGATACCATGAAGAAGGCCGGAGTACCTACTATTCCAGGTTCTGATGGTCTTATCAAAGATTTTGCCCACTGCAAAAAGTTAGCTAAAGAAATAAAATACCCTATTATGCTAAAAGCTACCGCCGGTGGTGGTGGTAGAGGTATGCGTCTGGTTTGGAAAGAATCCGAGCTAGAAGCAGCATGGGACTCAGCACGACAAGAGTCGGCAGCAGCCTTCGGCAACGACGGTATGTATATGGAGAAATTCATTGAAGACCCTCGACATATAGAGATACAAATTATTGGCGATAGCACAGGCAAAGCTTGTCACCTATCCGAAAGAGATTGCTCCATACAAAGAAGACACCAAAAATTGGTAGAAGAAACACCATCGCCATTCATGACCGAAGAGCTAAGAGAAGCTATGGGTAAAGCCGCTGTACAGGCTGCCGAATCGGTAAAATACGAGGGTGCAGGAACGGTAGAATTCTTAGTTGACAAACACCGTAACTTCTACTTCATGGAGATGAATACCCGTATTCAGGTGGAACACCCCATCACAGAAGAAGTGGTCGATTACGACCTCATCTGTGAACAAATAAAAGTAGCGGCAAGGATTAAAATTTCTGGTAAAAACTACTACCCTCAACTACACGCTATTGAGTGCCGTATTAATGCTGAAGATCCATACAACGACTTTAGACCAAGTCCGGGTAAGATAACCAACTTCCACGCTCCAGGAGGGCACGGAATTCGAATAGATACTCACGTCTATGCCAACTACATTATACCCCCCAATTACGACTCTATGATAGCTAAGCTAATTACAGTAGCTCAGACCCGTGAAGAGGCTATTGCTAAGATGAGAAGAGCATTGGAAGAGTTTGTGATTGAAGGCGTAAAGACAA
This window of the Flavobacteriales bacterium genome carries:
- the accC gene encoding acetyl-CoA carboxylase biotin carboxylase subunit, which gives rise to MFKKILIANRGEIALRVIRTCKEMGVKTVAVYSTADAESLHVRFADEAVCVGPGPSSESYLNIPNIIAAAEITNADAIHPGYGFLSENAKFSKVCQENGIKFIGASPEMIEGMGDKAAAKDTMKKAGVPTIPGSDGLIKDFAHCKKLAKEIKYPIMLKATAGGGGRGMRLVWKESELEAAWDSARQESAAAFGNDGMYMEKFIEDPRHIEIQIIGDSTGKACHLSERDCSIQRRHQKLVEETPSPFMTEELREAMGKAAVQAAESVKYEGAGTVEFLVDKHRNFYFMEMNTRIQVEHPITEEVVDYDLICEQIKVAARIKISGKNYYPQLHAIECRINAEDPYNDFRPSPGKITNFHAPGGHGIRIDTHVYANYIIPPNYDSMIAKLITVAQTREEAIAKMRRALEEFVIEGVKTTIPFHLQLMKNEDFINGNYTTKFMESFELK